CTATCCTTTTTGTTGTTATTTAAAATTCCAATTTGAGTAAGCTCTTCATCGGTTATATTGTTTTCTTTTGCATATTTTAACAGAAGATTATTATCTTCCGGAGAATATCCAAGTTCAAAATGTTCTATAACTGAAGGGGAGAGATTTCTATCAAAAAGATAATTTTTTGCTTCTTTATTATGTTTTAACTGTTCTTTATAAAATTCTGTTATTTTTTTTGTAACTGAATATAATCCTTTGAAATTACTTTCTTTGCCGGTATATTTTATCGGAATACCATATTTATTTGCTAACTTTACTACTGCATCAATGTATGATAAACCTTCATATTCCATAACAAATTTAATAGCATCTCCGGCTTTTCCGCAGCCAAAACATTTGAATATATTTTTATCCGGTGATACCATAAAAGAAGGTGTTTTTTCATTATGAAAAGGACAAAGGGCAGTATAAGACGAACCAACTCTTTTTAAAGTTATATAATCGGATATAACATCATAAACATTAGCTCTTTTTTGGACTTCTTCAATAACAGAAGGGTCTATTCCCATTTTATCTCCGTTTTAATTTAAACAAAGATAAAATTTATAAAATTTTTTCAAAATTTCAAGTTTAAAATAACCTGCAAAATCCCTATAAAAAATCCAATAACACCACCAAGATAAGTTATGTATTTAAGCTGTTTTTGAGAAAATCCAAGAACAATATTTTCCAAAGTTTCTAAATCTATTTCCATAAGAGTTTCTTTTACCATTTTTTCAATTTCTAACCTTTGGATAACTTTTATCAATTTTTCTTCTAAATTTTTTTCAATATCTTCTTTATACTCTTTATCAACTAAATTTATTATTTTTTCTTTTAGCTTTGGTTTATATTTATCAAAAATTTTTTCTATATTGGATTTTCCAATAAATGAAAATTTATCTTCTATATAATGTTGAATATCATTTATCAGTTTATCAACCAAATTGTGTAATAAATCTTCCATTAAGATTTCTTGAAATTTAGCATCTTTAAATAATTTATTTAATTTTTCCGGTGTAATTAGATGTGTATATATTGTTTTTGCTATTGCTGTTGATATCTCTTCTCTTTGTTTTGGTATCAATCCGGGGGTAAATGGTATTTTAATATTAAAAATCCTTTTTTCTTCAAAAGGTCTAAAAAGCATTTTAATTGCAAGCCAGTTTGTGATATATCCAATAAAAGCTCCTATCAAGGGTGGAAGAATATAATCTATCATTTTGTTATTTTAAGAAAACCTTTAATATCATGTTCTCTCATATAATCTCTTGCATCTTTTTCAGATTTAAACTTTCCTACTAAAACTTTATATAAACCACCTTCATTGATAACAAATGCATTTTTTAAATTTTGTTCTTTTATAACCGACTTTGCTTTTTCTTCTGTAGAAAAAGCTCCTATTTGAATAGAATAGATAATATTTTCTTGTTGTGGTTTTTCTTCCATTTTTGGTTGCTGTTTATTTTCTGATTCTTTTTTAACTATTTTCTCTTCTTCTTTTTGTTTATTTTCAGTCTGTTTTGCTTTTTCTTGCTCTTTTTGGTTGGATTTAGCTTCTGTTTGTTTTATTTCTTTCTGCTTTTCTTTTTCTACTATTTTTTCTTGCTCTTTTAAAGTAGGTTTAGTTTCTTTTTCTTGTTCTTTTTGATTAGGTTTTTCTTCTGCCTGTTTTGTTTCTTTTTGCTTTTCTAATTTATTTTCCTGATTTTGTTCTATATTGGGTTGTTCTGATGTAATTTGGTTTTGTGGTTGTATTTGATTATTTTCTTCTATTTGTTTAGGTGGTTGAGGTGATGAAGGTAATTTATTTATATTTGTAACTTGCGGTTCTGATACTTCTTTATTTGAAAGAAAATATAAGCCTGCACCGGCAAATAACATAAAAGCCAACAAACCGGAGAGAAATATTATCAATCTTTCCATTTTTTCTTTCTTTTTTCTTTGTTCTGCTCTTTTTAAAACTTCTCTGAACTCATTATGGTTCATCACATTCTCTCCACCGGTGTTATACCCATAAGTTTAAATAATAATCTTAATGCATTTCTAACAGCTTTAAGTAAAAATAATCTTGCCTTTAATAAATCTTCGTCATTTTCTACTAAAAATTTATATCCGTAATAATATTTATGCAATTTTGAAGCTATTTCATAAGTTAATTGGGTTATTTTGTGAGGTTGTTCTTTTTCTGCTATCTCTTTTAGTTGTTCCGGTAATACTGCCAAACTTTTCATTATGCTTTTCTCTATATCTTCTTTAAGTAAATTTAAATCTGCTGAAAAATCTTGTTCTGCATCAAATCCAAATCTATCTTTTGCTTCTCTAAATACGCTACATATTCTTGCATGGGCATACTGGACATAGAATACCGGATTTTCATTACTTTTTTGAAGGGCAACATCTATATCAAAATTAAGGTGGGTATTACTATCTTTTGTTAAAAAGAAATAAATAACTGCATCTTTTCCTACTTCATCAACTAATTCTCTTAAAGTTATAAATTCACCGGCTCTTTTGGACATTTTAATTTCTTCACCATTTTTGAATAACTTAACCAACTGAATAAATAAAACCCTAATCCAGTTTTCCGGTGCTCCAAAAGCCATAACTGCTGCTTTTAATCTCGGAAAATATCCGTGATGGTCTGCTCCCCATATATTTACAATAAAATCATAATTTCTTCTGAATTTATCATAATGATAAGCTATATCTCCCATAAAATATGTATATTCACCATCTGATTTTCTTAAAACTCTATCTTTATCATCTCCATAAATTGTTGTTTTAAGCCATAATGCTCCATCTTTTTCATAAACAAGATTTTTCTCTTTTAGAAAATTCAGAGCTTCCTCTACTTTACCATGTTCATAAAGATATTTTTCACTATACCATATATCAAACTCTACTCCTATCAATTTTAAATCTTCTTTTATTTTATCTAATAAATAAATTTTTGCATAATTACTACAAAATTCTATTGCTTCATCTTCATCTAAAAATGATAATATTTTTTCCCTTTCATAATGGTATAACTCTTTTGCTATATCTTTTATATATTCTCCATGGTAACCGTCTTCCGGAAATGGATAATCCGGTTCTTCTATCTGTCTAAATCTTGCATATACAGATTCTCCAAGCTTTCTAATCTGCCTTCCTGCATCATTTATATAAAACTCTCTTTCTACAATATATCCTGCATATTCATAAAGATTTGAAAGAACATTACCTACAACTGCACCTCTTCCGTGTCCAAGATGTAGAGGACCGGTAGGATTTGCACTAACAAATTCAATATTTATTTTTCCTTTTTTATTTTTTTCTTTTCCAAATTCTTCTTTTTCTTGATTTATCTGTTTTAATATATTATGGTAATACTTATCAGATAAAAATATATTGATAAATCCACCACCGGCTACCTGAATTTCTTTAAAGATATCTTCTTTTTGTAATATTTCTTTTATTTGATTTGCTATTTCTACCGGTTTTTTACCTAAGGATTTAGAAAGTAAAAAAGCTATATTTAAAGAAAAATCACCAAATTTTTCTTCTTTTGGTGTTTCTATCTTTACTTTTTCTCTAATTTTATTAATTTCCGGTATATCTTTTTCAATCTTTTCTAAAACAAAATTAAGTATATCTTCTCTCAATATTTCCTCCTTTTTTAGTATTTTCTGCAGATAATAAATATAATACCTAATAAATAAATAAAAATCACTATTAGATTAAGTATATCAAATTTTGTTAAGATTAATGGAAGATATATAACCAATCCGGTTAGTAAAGCTGTAGAAGAACAATT
This region of Venenivibrio stagnispumantis genomic DNA includes:
- a CDS encoding DUF445 domain-containing protein; its protein translation is MIDYILPPLIGAFIGYITNWLAIKMLFRPFEEKRIFNIKIPFTPGLIPKQREEISTAIAKTIYTHLITPEKLNKLFKDAKFQEILMEDLLHNLVDKLINDIQHYIEDKFSFIGKSNIEKIFDKYKPKLKEKIINLVDKEYKEDIEKNLEEKLIKVIQRLEIEKMVKETLMEIDLETLENIVLGFSQKQLKYITYLGGVIGFFIGILQVILNLKF
- a CDS encoding SPOR domain-containing protein: MNHNEFREVLKRAEQRKKKEKMERLIIFLSGLLAFMLFAGAGLYFLSNKEVSEPQVTNINKLPSSPQPPKQIEENNQIQPQNQITSEQPNIEQNQENKLEKQKETKQAEEKPNQKEQEKETKPTLKEQEKIVEKEKQKEIKQTEAKSNQKEQEKAKQTENKQKEEEKIVKKESENKQQPKMEEKPQQENIIYSIQIGAFSTEEKAKSVIKEQNLKNAFVINEGGLYKVLVGKFKSEKDARDYMREHDIKGFLKITK
- the argS gene encoding arginine--tRNA ligase; translation: MREDILNFVLEKIEKDIPEINKIREKVKIETPKEEKFGDFSLNIAFLLSKSLGKKPVEIANQIKEILQKEDIFKEIQVAGGGFINIFLSDKYYHNILKQINQEKEEFGKEKNKKGKINIEFVSANPTGPLHLGHGRGAVVGNVLSNLYEYAGYIVEREFYINDAGRQIRKLGESVYARFRQIEEPDYPFPEDGYHGEYIKDIAKELYHYEREKILSFLDEDEAIEFCSNYAKIYLLDKIKEDLKLIGVEFDIWYSEKYLYEHGKVEEALNFLKEKNLVYEKDGALWLKTTIYGDDKDRVLRKSDGEYTYFMGDIAYHYDKFRRNYDFIVNIWGADHHGYFPRLKAAVMAFGAPENWIRVLFIQLVKLFKNGEEIKMSKRAGEFITLRELVDEVGKDAVIYFFLTKDSNTHLNFDIDVALQKSNENPVFYVQYAHARICSVFREAKDRFGFDAEQDFSADLNLLKEDIEKSIMKSLAVLPEQLKEIAEKEQPHKITQLTYEIASKLHKYYYGYKFLVENDEDLLKARLFLLKAVRNALRLLFKLMGITPVERM